The following is a genomic window from Solanum stenotomum isolate F172 unplaced genomic scaffold, ASM1918654v1 scaffold35404, whole genome shotgun sequence.
AACTGTCAAGAAGGGAGAAAGCAGCTAATATCAAACCAGATCCTGATATTGATATCTACATGAAGGTAAGCCTAGATATTTATCGAATATTAGGGACTTGagtttacattattttttttcgtcATGGCGAATAGTTTATAATCTTGTTCTTTCTTGGGAAATGTAGGCTGCAGCAACAGAAGGACAAGAAGCCAATGTTGTTACAGATTATGTTCTTAAGGTAAATTTATGATATCCAATTTATTTCTCTTGTTAGCATCTTTAATCTGTTGTCGGAGGTAACCTGCCTTATTTTTTGGACTACTTTTCTGCCTGTAACAATAATTACTTCTGACTTCAATGTGCAGATATTGGGACTTGACATTTGTGCTGATACTATGGTGGGAGATGAAATGATAAGGGGTATTTCCGGGGGGCAAAAGAAACGTGTAACAACGGGTGAAATGCTTGTTGGACCATCAAAGGCACTTTTCATGGATGAAATCTCAACTGGATTGGATAGTTCAACTACTTTCTCCATTGTTAACTCTCTAAGACAAACGGTGCAACTCTTGAAGGGAACTGCTGTGATATCTCTGTTGCAGCCAGCCCCCGAGACTTACAACCTGTTTGATGACATTATTTTGTTGTCAGACGGGTACATTGTCTATCAGGGTCCTCGAGAAGCTGTTCTTGACTTCTTTGAGTCCATGGGATTCAAATGCCCCGACAGAAAAGGTGCAGCAGATTTCTTGCAAGAGGTATGTCTTACAATAAAGTATAACCAACAAAGATTATAATGTTAAAGCAAGTGATCATCTCATCTAAACGTTTAAACTTAGTGAGATTTCCCAATTATGAGTTGGCCTGATTCTTTTTCCATGGGTGGCAATGTGACTCAACCGACGAGCTCTATCTATTATGATAGTATATTGAAGATTCTGACCATGAAAGAAAGCTTAACTTGTTAGAccaaaatttttttatatggttAAATATGTCTTCGACATATAAGAATGAAGTTTAGGTTCTAAAAGGTGGaagtttttatttgtttcttgtAGGTAACATCAAAGAAGGATCAACAACAATATTGGGCTAAGAGGAATGAGCCTTATAGGTTTGTCACATCAAAAGAATTTGCCGAGGCATATCAGTCTTTCCATGTTGGAAGGAAACTCAGCGATGAGCTTGCAACTCCATATGACAAGACCAAAAGCCACCCTGCTGCTTTGTCTACTAAGAAGTATGGTATAGGGACGAAACAACTGTTGAAGGTCTGCGCTGAACGAGAATTCCTACTAATGAAGAGGAACTCATTTGTTTACATATTCAAGCTCTCTCAGGTACCTTTTACTTGGTCTATAAGAACTATATCTCTACATATGTCTTTGTCTCATAACTATGTTCAAATAGTAATAATCTCTTTGTGTCTGTTGTGTTCTCTCAGCTTGCTATAATGGCACTTATAACGATGAGTGTCTTTTTCCGAACTAAGCTTCCCCGAGATGATATGGATGATGGAGGAATATATGCTGGTGCTCTCTTTTTCGTGGTCGTTATGATTATGTTTAATGGAATGGCTGAGATTGCCCTGACAATTTTCAAGCTTCCGGTCTACTTCAAGCAAAGGGACCTTCTTTTTTATCCTTCATGGGCTTATGCCCTTCCGACATGGATTCTCAAAATCCCTATAACATTTGTTGAGTGTGGAATGTGGACATTCCTTACATATTATGTCATGGGATTTGATCCAAATGTTTCAAGGTAAGCGAAAAATATACACTACAAATTAATCAGGTGGCCCTCACAATTAATACTTGAGTATTAATCAACTACTGTATTTGCAGACTGTTCAAACAATTCTTGCTTCTCGTACTAGTACACCAGATGGCATCAGCATTGTTCAGATTCATTGGAGCAGTGGGGAGAACAATGGGAGTAGCTAGCACATTTGGAGCATTTGCTCTTCTTTTACAATTTGCACTAGGAGGATTTGTCCTTGCACGAGGTATATTTTTTCGTGTTTGAAACTATTATTTAGTCATTCACGAGGTTTCATTTGATCCGTTGATGCTATGTGTAATAGTCGAACTATTCAATTATGGTCGACCCTAACTTGTTTGGGACTAAGGCatagttattgttgttgttgaaatctgacctttatttattttctactctGCCTGATGCTGCAGAGGATGTGAAGAAATGGTGGATTTGGGGTTACTGGACCTCACCACTGATGTATTCCGTGAATTCAATTCTCGTGAATGAATTTGATGGAAAGAATTGGAAACATGTAAGTGTTTATGCGTAACACATTGTGCatatagttaatattttctcatatttggaTGCTGATATCCACTTAAATTGAAATAGATAGCGCCAAATGGAACCGAGCCCCTTGGAGCTGCAGTCATAAGATCTAGGGGATTCTTTCCAGATGCATACTGGTACTGGATAGGTTGTGGGGCACTTCTCGGATTCACAATGATCTTCAACTTCTTCTACAGTATTGCACTCGCTTACCTTGACCGTGAGTATCTCTGATGTCTCTATTTTCCCTTTGAAAACAAAATTCCTACATACTAAACCAAGTGCATAACTGCAGCATTTGGTAAGCCACAAGCTATGATATCAGAAGACGGTGAGAATGCTGATAATGTTGAACTCAGGGAGAGAAGTGAAACCGAGGGTCAGGAAAAGAAGAAGGGAATGGTTCTTCCATTTGAACCCCATTCCATCACTTTCGATAACGTTGTATACTCTGTTGACATGCCTCAGGTAATTTTCCACAATTCTTTGAACAGTATTCGTGACTCGTGAGGCTATTCTTTTCTGTGAATAATTGACTTAGCATTCCAATGACTTGCAGGAaatgaaggaacaaggttctgCTGAAGATAGATTGGTACTTCTAAAGGGTGTAAGTGGAGCTTTCAGGCCAGGTGTTCTCACAGCTTTGATGGGTGTTAGTGGAGCCGGTAAAACAACATTGATGGATGTGTTGGCCGGAAGGAAAACAGGAGGATACATTGATGGTGACATCAAGATTTCTGGATATCCAAAGAAGCAAGAAACGTTTGCACGTATTTCTGGATACTGTGAGCAAAATGACATCCATTCGCCTTATGTTACAGTTTATGAGTCCTTGGTTTACTCAGCTTGGCTGCGTTTACCTCAAGATGTTGACGAAAATAAGAGAAAGGTCGGTTCCTCTAAATTCTTTCTCCATAGTGATAATCTATACTACAAATTGTTCGAACCTTCTAATGAAGTGTCCATGGCAATCATTAACATTGTCAATGATCACCTTTCTGCAGATGTTTGTTGACGAAGTTATGGAACTTGTGGAGCTAGCTCCATTAAGATCAGCCTTAGTTGGACTCCCTGGAGTCAATGGTCTATCAACCGAGCAACGCAAAAGGCTGACAATTGCGGTTGAGCTGGTAGCAAACCCCTCTATCATTTTCATGGATGAACCAACTTCAGGGTTGGATGCAAGAGCTGCTGCTATTGTAATGAGAGCTGTTAGGAACACTGTCGATACAGGAAGAACCGTTGTCTGTACCATTCATCAGCCTAGCATCGACATTTTTGAAGCCTTTGATGAggtgagttcattaaccttccaAGACAATGAAACAAATACATGTTTCCGTTTTGATCTTTTGCTTCCGAATACTAATATAAACATGGCTTTGCAGCTATTTCTAATGAAACGCGGAGGCCAGGAGATATATGTTGGTCCTCTAGGTCGCCATTCTTGCCATTTGATCAAATACTTTGAGGTATGTTAACAAAGGAAAATATGTGTTTACTCTTTCCTAGTTTATATAATCAAATACTAATCTCAGTTTCGTCTTGAGTTCAGTCATTGCCTGGAGTTAGTAAGATAAAAGAGGCTTACAATCCCGCAACTTGGATGTTAGAAGTCACCGCCTCATCTCAAGAAATGATGTTAGGGGTTGATTTTGCTGATTTATACAAGAATTCCGACCTCTACAGGAGGAACAAAGCCTTGATTGCTGAATTAAGTACGCCTCGTCCTGGTACAAAGGATCTACATTTtgaaactcaattttcacaGCCTTTCTGGACCCAATGTATGGCTTGTCTCTGGAAGCAACACTGGTCGTATTGGCGTAATCCAGCTTATACTGCAGTTAGATTCATTTTCACAACATTCATAGCACTTGTCTTTGGCACAATGTTTTGGGATCTTGGTACCAAAGTGTAAGTTCAAATCACAATGACAACTAaatattaactttaaaagaaaacatCTTATAGTATTTAAGCTAAAATATTCGAGCTTTGTTGATCGCAGGAGTCGGAGTCAGGATCTTATCAACGCTATGGGATCTATGTATGCTGCAACTCTCTTCCTTGGTGTACAAAATTCATCATCAGTCCAGCCTGTTGTTGCCGTTGAGCGAACTGTATTTTACAGAGAAAAAGCTGCTGGAATGTATTCTGCCATACCTTACGCCTTTGGACAGGTAAACAGACAGTTCAATTTAGTCACAATTTATACATACTCTGGAGTTAATTTATAAATACGGTCACTCAACTAACAACTATTATCTCATAAAGTCACTCAACGTTGTAGGTGAAATGActatagttgagtgactttctgagattAGAAAAAAGGATTCATATTGATCTATGAAGCTTTACTTTCGTGCAGGTTGTCATCGAAATACCTTATGTATTTGTACAATCGGCTGTCTATGGTGTCATCGTGTATGCAATGATCGGGTTTGAATGGACTGCTGTCAAATTCTTATGGTACTTCTTCTTCATGTACTGCACCCTCTTGTACTTCACCTTCTATGGCATGATGACCGTGGCTGTTACCCCCAACCAAAACGTTGCATCCATTGTCGCGGCCTTCTTCTATGCAGTATGGAATCTCTTCTCAGGATTCATCGTTCCACGACCTGTAAGTCCTTGAAAATCCTTCATTTTATGCCTATAAACATTACTGAACAACGAAAAATGACATgttatgttcttttttttttactaaaaacaGCGCATTCCAATATGGTGGAGATGGTACTACTGGGCTTGCCCTGTTGCATGGACCTTGTATGGTCTTGTTGCATCACAATTCGGAGACATCCAAACTCCTCTCACCAATGATGAAAATGTTGAACAATTCTTGAGACGTTACTTCGGATTTAAGCATGATTTTCTTGGCGTTGTTGCTGCTGTCATCGCCGCGTTGCCTATTATGTTTGCCTTGACATTTGCATTAGGCATTAAGGCATTCAACTTCCAGAGAAGATAAAAGACACAACAATTGTGTATATGTCACAACTTGAAgacttttttaattttctatgtAATGTTATATTTTTACCTTATTGAATTCCAAGTTTTGTGTAGAAATAATTAGTACTATTTGTtaaatgataaatgattttttttttacataccatcaatttatttaatgtattttttgaCTTTATTAGCTTCTCCAATACCTTCTCCACCACTCATATTTTAGCATTGCGTAAGTACAAAAGAGACCGTCTTTATTGAATGATGGCTTTTGACTATTCTAGATTTTCTTCAATATTTAGTCACAATCTAGTCAAGTCAAAAAAGGACTACATTTGCGTTAATGTATCCTTAACTTTTAGCTACATAGGCGCTCTGCCTTTGACTCTTATTTCTCACCAactattctttttcttctttataaaCCATATCAtaatactagaaaaaaaatcacaaaaaaatttgggtaTCTCCCATACTCAAGTTTGAAGTATAGGGGACCAAAAAAAAGTTCATTTGTATAGTTTACGAGTTCTGGTTAGAGTTGATTAGCCTTTTGATCGATCGAGTGAATATTCATGATGGAGGGGGTGAATCTTAACAATTTTAGAGGTAGTTTAAGGGCAAGTATGAGGGGAAATTCTAGTAACTCGATATTTTCGCGTTCAGGAAgagatgaggatgatgaagaggCTCTTAAATGGGCTGCTTTAGAAAAATTGCCTACGTTCGATCGAATGAGAAAAGGTTTATTGTTTGGTAAAGAAGGTGAAACTATTGCTGCAATTGATACAAATGATATTGGACATCAAGAAAGGAAGAATTTACTTGATAGACTTGTTAAGGTTGCTGATGAAGATAATGAGAAGTTCTTGTTGAAACTTAAGGACAGAATTGAAACGTAAGtcacataattttaaatttttcatgtatatatagttTGTTTTGTCGTTGTCGTTGTGTGATCATAAGTTTAAATGTTCAAGTTGTGAAAATAACCTCTAACAGAAATGACCTTTATTGATCCATGCATAATAAGAGTTGTTGCCTTGTGTTGAACTTGGTCCTTCCTCAAACATAGGCACAGCGAGAACTTAGTGCATTGAAATTTCgactttttctcttctttttttattctaaCTATGAGTTGAGTTtcccttttctattttttatttaattggtatttaacttatgttttttttttaatctctttgGATGATTTTACAGAGTTGGGATTGATTTGCCATCAATAGAAGTGAGATATGAACATCTGAATATTGAGGCAGATGCATATGTAGGAAGCAGAGCTTTGCCTACTTTTATCAACTTCATGACCAACTTTCTTGAggtaaaaatatgaaattaaaaaataatcaatattttaaaagaaactaaGGAGGAAGTTTGAGTCGTGGTAGCAGTCATTAATCCTTGTATTAGGGTAATGCAAGACTATCTACATCTCACCCTGTGAGGTGTGACACTTCCTCGAACCCTGCTAACGTGGGATGCTTTGTGCACTGGACTGTCTGTTGTTTTTTAATTGAAactaacttctttttttctttctaattttttgcTCCAAAGACATTCTTGAATACTATTCACATACTTCCAAGTAGAAAGAGGCAAATCACAATTCTCAATGATGTAAGTGGTATGATTAAGCCTTCAAGGATGACTCTACTTTTGGGACCTCCAAGTTCTGGAAAGACTACTTTGTTATTAGCTTTGGCTGGAAAACTTGATCCTAcactaaaggtaagatttttcAATTCCAAATATATCATACTCCCTCGGTCTATTTGTTcagttttatacaagtttagGTCACTACTTGTGCAtacttaaagttaaaagggcATAGATGTCAGTTGAGCccaagttaaatgacatgtTCTATGTTACTCATAGTCTCCCAAAATACTGTTGCACCTGTGTCGGATTCTTCAAAATAACACTATTTTGGGAGTATCCGACATGccaatatttttgaagaattcgaGCACCATagtctttaattttcttatacTGTCAATTGAAAGAAGTTGAACCCTACTAAagtttttccccttttttgttGGAAATCAGGTTACTGGGAATGTGACCTATAATGGACATAAACTACATGAATTTGTTCCACAAAAAACAGCTGTTTATATCAGCCAACATGACTTGCATATTGGAGAAATGACTGTAAGGGAAACTTTGGAATTTTCCGCAAGATGCCAAGGAGTTGGCCCAAGATACGGTTCgtgttttcttcttctattttttttccttataacTAAGAATTGTTTGATAGAGTGTATACGAATAGTACTGACTATAGTGTATTAGACTGAAACAAGTTTTGATTCATTTACTAAATTTGTATAGAGATGTTGGCTGAACTATCAAGAAGAGAGAAAGCTGCTAATATCAAGCCAGATCGTGATATTGATATCTATATGAAGGTAAGAATACAACAGAAAGACATGAAAGCGAATAATACTAAATCTTTTATTATAGATGTTAATAATGTTTATTGTTTTTGGTAAATGTAGGCTTCAGTAACAGAAGGACAGGAAGCCAATATTGTTACAGATTATGTTCTTAAGGTAACATTTGACAATACCAAATTATTTCGCTTAATAAGGATTTAATGTATATAGTGCTTTTTAACTTGTTGTAGCAGATAACCTATCATATGGACGTTACCTATAGTTAGTAATTTGACTTCCGTTTACAGATTTTGGGACTGGATATCTGTGCTGATACTATGGTGGGAGATGAAATGCTAAGGGGTATTTCAGGGGGGCAAAAGAAACGTGTGACGACAGGTGAAATGCTTGTTGGACCATCAAAGGCGCTTTTCATGGATGAAATCTCAACTGGATTGGACAGTTCAACTACTTTCTCCATTGTCAATTCTCTAAGACAATCGGTGCAGCTCTTGAAGGGAACTGCTGTGATATCTCTGTTGCAGCCAGCTCCTGAGACTTACAACTTATTTGATGACATAATTCTGTTGTCAGATGCACGCATTGTCTATCAGGGCCCTCGGGAGGATGTTCTTGACTTCTTTGAATCCATGGGATTCAAATGCCCCGAGAGGAAAGGTGTGGCAGATTTCTTGCAAGAGGTATGTCTTACAATAAAATATAACCAACACGATTATAGCGTTGAAGTAAGTGATCATCTCTCATTTAAGAGTTTAAACtgttagagagagcacactattatattctttttcatGAGTAGTGGTGAGACTTAACCAACGACCTTCGTCTATTATGATActatgttgaagtgtgtgaccaccATGAAAGCTTAATCTGTTGGTTATACCAAACTTTAATGCAGTTAACGATGTCTTAGGCATACAAGAGTGACATTTTAAACTATTTCTTGCAGGTGACATCAAAGAAGGATCAGCAACAATATTGGGCTAAGAAGGATGAACCTTATAGGTTTATCACATCAAAAGAATTTGCCGAGGCATATCAGTCTTTCCATGTTGGAAAGAAACTTGCCGATGAGCTTACAACTCCTTACGACAAGACCAAAAGCCACCCTGCTGCTTTGTCTACTAAGAAGTATGGTATAGGgatgaaacaaatgttgaaggTCTGTGCTGACCGAGAATTCCTACTTATGAAGAGGAACTCATTTGTTTACATATTCAAGCTCTTTCAGGTACTTACTACTTAGTCTATTAGAAATATATGTGTTTTCCATTTCATAACCATATGCCAATTGTTAATTCTCCTTGTTTCTGTTCTGTTTTCTCAGCTCATGGTAATGGCATTTATAATGATGTCCGTCTTTTTCCGTACTGAGATGCCCCGAGATAATATGGATGATGGAGGGATGTATGCTGGTGCTCTCTTTTTCGTAGTCGTTGTGATTATGTTTAATGGAATGGCTGAGATCAACCTGACGATTTTAAAGCTTCCAGTCTATTTCAAGCAAAGGGACCTTCTTTTTTATCCTTCATGGGCTTATGCCCTTCCGACATGGATTCTCAAAATCCCAATAACATTTATTGAAGTTGGTCTTTGGACATTTCTTACATATTATGTCATGGGATTTGATCCGAATGTTTCAAGGTAAGGGAAGAAAAAATACAGTGCAGAGTAATAATTTGATGACCTTCATATAATTTCATGATTATTAAGGGACTATGGCTT
Proteins encoded in this region:
- the LOC125852460 gene encoding pleiotropic drug resistance protein 1-like; the encoded protein is MEPVNLNSMRGSSMRGSMRGSLRASTSNSIWRNNGVDAFSRSARDEDDEEALKWAALEKLPTFDRLRKGLLFGSQGAANEIDVNDLGFQERKNLLERLVKVADEDNEKFLMKLKNRIDRVGIDMPSIEVRYEHLNIEADAYAGSRALPTFLNFMTNFVESLLNSLHILPSKKRQITILKDVSGMIKPCRMTLLLGPPSSGKTTLLLALAGKLDPALKVTGNVTYNGHELHEFVPQRTAVYISQHDLHIGEMTVRETLEFSARCQGVGSRFEMLAELSRREKAANIKPDPDIDIYMKAAATEGQEANVVTDYVLKILGLDICADTMVGDEMIRGISGGQKKRVTTGEMLVGPSKALFMDEISTGLDSSTTFSIVNSLRQTVQLLKGTAVISLLQPAPETYNLFDDIILLSDGYIVYQGPREAVLDFFESMGFKCPDRKGAADFLQEVTSKKDQQQYWAKRNEPYRFVTSKEFAEAYQSFHVGRKLSDELATPYDKTKSHPAALSTKKYGIGTKQLLKVCAEREFLLMKRNSFVYIFKLSQLAIMALITMSVFFRTKLPRDDMDDGGIYAGALFFVVVMIMFNGMAEIALTIFKLPVYFKQRDLLFYPSWAYALPTWILKIPITFVECGMWTFLTYYVMGFDPNVSRLFKQFLLLVLVHQMASALFRFIGAVGRTMGVASTFGAFALLLQFALGGFVLAREDVKKWWIWGYWTSPLMYSVNSILVNEFDGKNWKHIAPNGTEPLGAAVIRSRGFFPDAYWYWIGCGALLGFTMIFNFFYSIALAYLDPFGKPQAMISEDGENADNVELRERSETEGQEKKKGMVLPFEPHSITFDNVVYSVDMPQEMKEQGSAEDRLVLLKGVSGAFRPGVLTALMGVSGAGKTTLMDVLAGRKTGGYIDGDIKISGYPKKQETFARISGYCEQNDIHSPYVTVYESLVYSAWLRLPQDVDENKRKMFVDEVMELVELAPLRSALVGLPGVNGLSTEQRKRLTIAVELVANPSIIFMDEPTSGLDARAAAIVMRAVRNTVDTGRTVVCTIHQPSIDIFEAFDELFLMKRGGQEIYVGPLGRHSCHLIKYFESLPGVSKIKEAYNPATWMLEVTASSQEMMLGVDFADLYKNSDLYRRNKALIAELSTPRPGTKDLHFETQFSQPFWTQCMACLWKQHWSYWRNPAYTAVRFIFTTFIALVFGTMFWDLGTKVSRSQDLINAMGSMYAATLFLGVQNSSSVQPVVAVERTVFYREKAAGMYSAIPYAFGQVVIEIPYVFVQSAVYGVIVYAMIGFEWTAVKFLWYFFFMYCTLLYFTFYGMMTVAVTPNQNVASIVAAFFYAVWNLFSGFIVPRPRIPIWWRWYYWACPVAWTLYGLVASQFGDIQTPLTNDENVEQFLRRYFGFKHDFLGVVAAVIAALPIMFALTFALGIKAFNFQRR